From the Bacillus sp. FJAT-22090 genome, the window TGGAGATAGCTGGTTCTCTCCGAAATAGCTTTAGGGCTAGCCTCAAACGCGAGAATCTTGGAGGTAGAGCACTGTTTGGACTAGGGGCCCATCCCGGGTTACCGAATTCAGACAAACTCCGAATGCCAATGATTTATGTTTGGGAGTCAGACTGCGAGTGATAAGATCCGTAGTCAAGAGGGAAACAGCCCAGACCACCAGCTAAGGTCCCCAAGTATTTGTTAAGTGGAAAAGGATGTGGCGTTGCTTAGACAACCAGGATGTTGGCTTAGAAGCAGCCATCATTTAAAGAGTGCGTAATAGCTCACTGGTCGAGTGACGCTGCGCCGAAAATGTATCGGGGCTAAACAAATCACCGAAGCTGTGGATTGATACCTATGGTATCAGTGGTAGGAGAGCGTTCTAAGGGCGTTGAAGTCAGACCGGAAGGACTGGTGGAGCGCTTAGAAGTGAGAATGCCGGTATGAGTAGCGAAAGATGGGTGAGAATCCCATCCACCGTATGACTAAGGTTTCCTGAGGAAGGCTCGTCCGCTCAGGGTTAGTCGGGACCTAAGTCGAGGCCGATAGGCGTAGACGATGGACAACAGGTTGATATTCCTGTACCACCACCCCGCCGTTTGAGTGATGGGGGGACGCAGTAGGATAGGGTAAGCGTGCTGTTGGTTATGCACGTCCAAGCAGTGAGGTGTGAGTGTAGGCAAATCCGCACTCTGTAACATTGAGCTGTGATGGCGAGGACGAATGTCCGGAGTTCCTGATTTCACACTGCCAAGAAAAGCCTCTAACGAGGCGGGAGGTGCCCGTACCGCAAACCGACACAGGTAGTCGAGGAGAGAATCCTAAGGTGAGCGAGAGAACTCTCGTTAAGGAACTCGGCAAAATGACCCCGTAACTTCGGGAGAAGGGGTGCTCTTTTGGGTGCATAGCCCAGAAGAGCCGCAGTGAATAGGCCCAGGCGACTGTTTAGCAAAAACACAGGTCTCTGCAAAACCGTAAGGTGAAGTATAGGGGCTGACGCCTGCCCGGTGCTGGAAGGTTAAGAGGAGTGCTTAGCGCAAGCGAAGGTGCGAATTGAAGCCCCAGTAAACGGCGGCCGTAACTATAACGGTCCTAAGGTAGCGAAATTCCTTGTCGGGTAAGTTCCGACCCGCACGAAAGGCGTAACGATCTGGGCACTGTCTCAACGAGAGACTCGGTGAAATTATAGTACCTGTGAAGATGCAGGTTACCCGCGACAGGACGGAAAGACCCCGTGGAGCTTTACTGTAGCTTGATATTGAATTTTGGTGCAACTTGTACAGGATAGGTAGGAGCCTTAGAGCCCGGAGCGCCAGCTTCGGAGGAGGCGTCGGTGGGATACTACCCTGGTTGTATTGAAATTCTAACCCATACCCGTAACCCGGGTAGGAGACAGTGTCAGGCGGGCAGTTTGACTGGGGCGGTCGCCTCCTAAAGTGTAACGGAGGCGCCCAAAGGTTCCCTCAGAATGGTTGGAAATCATTCGAAGAGTGTAAAGGCAGAAGGGAGCTTGACTGCGAGACCTACAAGTCGAGCAGGGTCGAAAGACGGGCTTAGTGATCCGGTGGTTCCGCATGGAAGGGCCATCGCTCAACGGATAAAAGCTACCCCGGGGATAACAGGCTTATCTCCCCCAAGAGTCCACATCGACGGGGAGGTTTGGCACCTCGATGTCGGCTCATCGCATCCTGGGGCTGTAGTCGGTCCCAAGGGTTGGGCTGTTCGCCCATTAAAGCGGTACGCGAGCTGGGTTCAGAACGTCGTGAGACAGTTCGGTCCCTATCCGTCGTGGGCGTAGGAAATTTGAGAGGAGCTGTCCTTAGTACGAGAGGACCGGGATGGACACACCGCTGGTGTACCAGTTGTTCTGCCAAGAGCATCGCTGGGTAGCTATGTGTGGACGGGATAAGTGCTGAAAGCATCTAAGCACGAAGCCCCCCTCAAGATGAGATTTCCCATTACGCAAGTAAGTAAGATCCCTCAAAGACGATGAGGTAGATAGGTTCGGGGTGGAAGCGTGGCGACACGTGCAGCTGACGAATACTAATCGATCGAGGACTTAACCAAATATGAATATGCGAGCATCAATGTCTTTTATCCAGTTTTGAGTGAACAAGCACTCTAATAAGAGGGTTTCTAGACACGAGTAATTCGAGGAAACGATTGAGAGAGGAAAGGAGCGTACTCAAGTACGTGACTGACCGAACGAATGAAGTTGACGAAGAAGTACGATGTGTATGGAAAGCCGAAGAGTCTAGTGATGATGGCGAAGAGGTCACACCCGTTCCCATACCGAACACGGAAGTTAAGCTCTTCAGCGCCGATGGTAGTTGGGGGTCTCCCCCTGTGAGAGTAGGACGTCGCTGGGCACTAGAAAAGTCGTCACCGAGTAATCGGTGGCGACTTTTTTTTGTATATTTTTTTATTTAGTGAAAAATGAAAAGGAATTTTAACTTATAAAGTGCGACATTTCCCGGGAAATACTGACAGTTACCGACATAAATTATAAAATCAAAAATTGAATTTTAATATATAATTTCGGCCTAAACACAATTTTGAATTACTTTATATGTTCATAACAAAATTATCGTCATTTTTATACAATTTACATTATGAATATATATGATATGGTGCAACAAAGGGGTGAAGGAAGAATTGATTATAAAAAAACGTTCAATTGAATACAAATATATGGGCTTGGAAATGCTATATCACCGCTTACCAAAAGAGCATGCGATGAAATCATTGATAAGTTCTAGAATGCTATCCTCAAAAGCTGGAATTATTGGAGAAACAATTGTAGAAGAAATATTTGATAGATACCAATTTCCTTATGATTGCCGTATTTTACATGATGTGAGCCTAACTTCAAATGGTAGATTCCAAATGGATACTATTTTTATTTCTCCTTATGGAGTAGTAATTTTAGAGTGTAAAAATATTGTTGGAGAGTTGTTTTTTCAAAATAAACCCGCTTGTTTATCTAGAAGGTTGGAGAATGGGCAAGAGGATACTTTTGAAAGTCCTGAAGTGCAGGTAAGTCGAAATATATACTTATTAAGAGAATGGTTGAAAGACAGGGGAATGAATTTACCAGTAAGTGGAGTTATTGTATTTAGTACAACTAAATCGAAAATCATTAAATCTCCGAAGCATATTGATGTAATTTATGCTTCTAGTATTCCTGTTTATCTCCGACAGTTACAAACGCAAAAGGAATATTTGTCTGCTGATCAGATGAACCATTTAGTTAAAAATATTTTGGAGTCTCATCAGTTTTATCTTCCTTACCCAATGTGCAGAAATTGGCGGATTGATCCTAGTGAATTGATTACTGGGGTTCAGTGTGGGAAATGTGAAAGTTTTGGTATGGAGAGAATTAAAAGAACTTGGTTATGCACAAATTGCAATTTTAAAGATGCCCATGCACATATAAAGGCGATAATTGAGTGGTTTGTGCTGATTGGTGAAAAAATATCAAATAAAGAATGCTGTAAATTTTTGCATATTCATCAACATCAGACAACGACTAGAATTATTCAAAGTATGGGACTAATAAGAATGGGAGAAGGAAAAGCGACTAAATATAAAATGAATGAAAAAATGCTATATGGTCAGAAAACTATTTATGTGGATAGAAAAAATTTTATCCGGACACATTTAATTCTATACGGTCAGAAATATCATTATACGGACACAAACAAGAAATGCCCCTCCAAGGAGGGGCTTACCATTTTAAATTTCACTCATTAGTGCGTGGGTATTGCCTTCAGTATCTTTAAAAAAGGCCATCCATGTTTCTACTTCTCCCATTTTAGCAACCATATGGGGTTCATCAATAAAAGTGGCTCCTGCTTCTTTCATGCGTGTTACTTCTCCATTTAAATCTTTTACCTGAAAGTATAATACGGAGCTTGGGTGATTGAACTCTTCTGTTTCGGGGCGGCTTAATAGCAGTCTCGTTCCTTCACACTCAAAAAATGCTAATCCATTCGTTTCAAATAATAATGGTAGTCCAATTACATTCTTATAAAACGCAACTGCACGTTCTACATTTTCTACATTTACGGCAATTTGTCCGAGTTTCATTTTATAAACCCTCCATCTCTCCTTAATAAATTCTATATTACAGCCAAAAATCCTTTTACTATCGCAAAAAATATCAAAATCCCTCATAATAAGTCTTTTAAAATAAGTGTATGAGGAGGTGCATGGGTAGTGGATATTATGCAAAAGACAATTAGTTGGTTAGAAACAAGATTGGAGGAACCAGTCAATAATGAAGAGATTGTTCAGTTAACGGGCTATTCGTTCTTTCACTTTCATCGTTTATTTCAAGGTAAAGTAGGCATGACGCTAAGTGAATATGTACGTCATAGAAGGCTGACGAACGCTGCAAATAAGCTAATATACACAGATACTCGAATACTAGATATTGTGTTTACTTACCAGTTTGAATCACAGGAGTCATTTACACGAGCCTTTCGAAAAGAATATGGCTTACCCCCGGGAAAGTATCGAGTGCTCATGCGAACTTTATTAGAAGAAAAAGATCAAAAGGAGGAAGAGATGATGGAAGGTTGGTTTTTAAGTGGTGCTCATAATAATAAGTATGAGATGAGTAGGGATTTTGAGAATGTCCATAAGGGAAGTGCTTCGGGATATTTAAGATCTGTAGCACCAGCCGTTCAAGGGGAATTTGGTACTGTGATGCAGCAGTTTCTTGCAAACGAATGGTACGGGAAGCGGATGAAGTTATCTAGTTTTATTCAAACGAAAGAAGTGGAAGGTTTTGTTGGATTGTGGATGCGTGTAGACGGTAAAGATGGAGACACTTTGCAATTTGATAATATGCAAAATCGTCCTATTACTGGGACATCTGCATGGAATCATTACTCTGTCGTATTAGATGTGCCACATAATGCACATTCGATTTATTTTGGGGTTATGCTTCAGGGTGTAGGAGAAGTGTGGATGGATGAATTTGCTTTTATGCAAGTGGATGATAAAACTCCTTCTACTAACATGATGGTACCAGAAGAAATGCCTAGTGAACCAGTGAACTTGAACTTTGAAAAGGAATTTGAAAATTAATCGCAATTCATTTAACCACATTCTATAAAAGAATGTGGTATTTTTTTGTAATTTAGTATATACTACATTACAACACTAATGTACTAACTCATATGAAAGTAGGTTGCTATAAGTGAATCTTGACGCAGATAGTTCGAAGCCCATTTATATTCAAATAGCGGAATGGATTGAGAATGAAATAATCGCTGATCGATTCCAAAGCGATGAAAAAGTACATTCTCAATATCAATTAGCGGATCTTTTTAATATTAATCCTGCAACTGCAGCAAAAGGTTTAACAATTCTCGTGGAAGATGAGATTTTATATAAAAAAAGAGGTATTGGCATGTTCGTAGTTACCGAGGCAAAAGAAACAATTCTAAATAAGAGACGGGGGGAAACGCTGACACGGATGGCGATGGAACTTGTTTTAGAAGCTAGGAGACTTTCAGTGTCAGAAGAAGAACTCATCCAATTAATAAAAAGATGTGAGGAGGAGCAAAAATGAAGGTTATAGAATGCCAACATATAAAAAAGAGTTACAGTAAGATACATGCGCTTGAAGATATATCATTTCACCTAGAAGACCATAAAATTACTGGATTAATTGGTCGTAATGGTGCTGGTAAAACAACATTACTTAAAATACTAGCAGGATTTATAAAAGAAGACGCTGGGCAGGTAAGAGTATTTTCTAATAAACCTTTCAATAATTTATGTGTGTCCGCGAACAGTATCTTAATAGACGATCAAATGAGCTTTCCCGATTCATTTACGTTGGCAGATATTTTGAAAACTGCCCCAAGTTTCTACTCCAAATGGGATGCAGAACTAGCAGAACGATTATTTAACTATTTCAATATGAATCCCAAACAGCAGCATTCAAAATTATCCACAGGAACTCGAGGAACATTTAATATAATTTTTGGGTTAGCGACACGTTGTGAATTAACGATGTTTGATGAGCCGACGAATGGAATGGATGAAGCTGTACGAACTGATTTTTATAGAGCTTTGCTGAAAGAATACATAGCACATCCTCGCACAATCTTAATTTCTAGTCATCACCTAGCGGAGATAGAACATTTACTAGAAGATATTCTTTTGATTCATAAAGGCAAGGTAGTTTTTCATAAGTCCCTCGATGAAGTGAAGGAGTATGCAATTGGAATTCAAGGTCCTACGAAAGTAGTGAAAAAATGGACATCTCAAAAAGAGATTCTACATTCGAAACATCTTAATGATCAGCTTCTATATACTGTGGTGAAGAAGGATGGACCTATGCATATAGAAGGAGTTAGTACAAAACCTATTTCCGCAAGTGATGTTTGTATGTATGTAACTAGTGATTCGAAAGGAGGGATTGATGATGTTTTTAACTAATGGTACTCTTGGGAAAATAGTTATGACACAGGTTAAGTTCAAGTTGAACGCTTACATTGGCGCATTATTATCGCTTATTTTCGTACAGCTGATTGGTCTTCTATTTTCTACGAGTGGTTCTGGTATGATGGGAACTAGTGTTAACAATATCCATATTCAAGTACTTACACTTTCAAATGACTTGGTATTTGTTTTTGTAGCAATTTGGGCACTTTTTGTTGGAAATCTTATTACGACCAAAGCATATCGTTATGACGATTTCTCTTTTGTTACTACTCGACTTAGCAGTAATTTAGCCAATATCCTTATCCTTCTAATTATTAGTATATTTGCTGGAGTGACCACTTTTTTATCGAATTATGTTTTGCGTGTGTATCTTTCTTTCTTTGGCAATATGGA encodes:
- a CDS encoding ATP-binding cassette domain-containing protein gives rise to the protein MKVIECQHIKKSYSKIHALEDISFHLEDHKITGLIGRNGAGKTTLLKILAGFIKEDAGQVRVFSNKPFNNLCVSANSILIDDQMSFPDSFTLADILKTAPSFYSKWDAELAERLFNYFNMNPKQQHSKLSTGTRGTFNIIFGLATRCELTMFDEPTNGMDEAVRTDFYRALLKEYIAHPRTILISSHHLAEIEHLLEDILLIHKGKVVFHKSLDEVKEYAIGIQGPTKVVKKWTSQKEILHSKHLNDQLLYTVVKKDGPMHIEGVSTKPISASDVCMYVTSDSKGGIDDVFN
- a CDS encoding helix-turn-helix transcriptional regulator — encoded protein: MQKTISWLETRLEEPVNNEEIVQLTGYSFFHFHRLFQGKVGMTLSEYVRHRRLTNAANKLIYTDTRILDIVFTYQFESQESFTRAFRKEYGLPPGKYRVLMRTLLEEKDQKEEEMMEGWFLSGAHNNKYEMSRDFENVHKGSASGYLRSVAPAVQGEFGTVMQQFLANEWYGKRMKLSSFIQTKEVEGFVGLWMRVDGKDGDTLQFDNMQNRPITGTSAWNHYSVVLDVPHNAHSIYFGVMLQGVGEVWMDEFAFMQVDDKTPSTNMMVPEEMPSEPVNLNFEKEFEN
- a CDS encoding nuclease-related domain-containing protein, which encodes MIIKKRSIEYKYMGLEMLYHRLPKEHAMKSLISSRMLSSKAGIIGETIVEEIFDRYQFPYDCRILHDVSLTSNGRFQMDTIFISPYGVVILECKNIVGELFFQNKPACLSRRLENGQEDTFESPEVQVSRNIYLLREWLKDRGMNLPVSGVIVFSTTKSKIIKSPKHIDVIYASSIPVYLRQLQTQKEYLSADQMNHLVKNILESHQFYLPYPMCRNWRIDPSELITGVQCGKCESFGMERIKRTWLCTNCNFKDAHAHIKAIIEWFVLIGEKISNKECCKFLHIHQHQTTTRIIQSMGLIRMGEGKATKYKMNEKMLYGQKTIYVDRKNFIRTHLILYGQKYHYTDTNKKCPSKEGLTILNFTH
- a CDS encoding GntR family transcriptional regulator; translated protein: MNLDADSSKPIYIQIAEWIENEIIADRFQSDEKVHSQYQLADLFNINPATAAKGLTILVEDEILYKKRGIGMFVVTEAKETILNKRRGETLTRMAMELVLEARRLSVSEEELIQLIKRCEEEQK
- a CDS encoding VOC family protein — encoded protein: MKLGQIAVNVENVERAVAFYKNVIGLPLLFETNGLAFFECEGTRLLLSRPETEEFNHPSSVLYFQVKDLNGEVTRMKEAGATFIDEPHMVAKMGEVETWMAFFKDTEGNTHALMSEI